In a single window of the Acinetobacter sp. CS-2 genome:
- a CDS encoding DotA/TraY family protein: MSLFCQSTNPNCDGDQAVTLLSSIFGHDFINAFINASGPASTVPSSGLLTNILLGGVASVAMSLVLVFAIGIGLTALLKSAQDGEAFGKDSKVTTMFSRILYSIILLLPTASGYCFIQVVVLGMVLWSNNVSNTINNRTLGESLMASASLSDTHDHQRDIFGFRKNAPVMLRQLHCINVLNQEFYALPPAFGRFYNDGSYVGHADPGVSRTAVEVKQNYIDKTAKTPTNWTSITYNYAYSDSRLEVGGRKEPICGGASMNVVNPAAVNSELMDIPVYKLRQQDQNKINVALANVQAKLQQQKYNLYREFFIDMEKWYIAYQVNANATEQEGTFPISKAGMDAFNALVDNYVNKSHTVTNNVLTSENGYTAVQTVVNTLNQRGWMMTPEARIKVGQYRAIVEKYITEPLWTFTPPTLNSAIMSNSKGEAIYNTVYVAMDNAVGSLTSNNNWVANGDIADSTNLISMSTDGGDSNKVSNIDQKFSAYGSAWATNITKSLVMGILVGEKGDAELLNNNSSSSNISPTTLHRNTNVIRNIQDTGEAILVYKAVAQGTVVGMKLVVLTARSGSALVQWVPGLKGVTEEGTNALEYAVENIFAPILGQLVTYLTILGVWMAVVIPYMPMIFFGLACVGWIIHILYAVCGLPLWALMHMIPERTFVGSQTQGYVTVLTLFMRPIFIIVGFWMAEIIIGPALVTLTDMFFSYQGAMSIAYSSNTFTVIFTELITFIWKFFLYLFLMTSAIYLIYGLVFSVADQVQQWIGSGLNGGQWGETNSKEAIQKFGGAASTLSGPSPASRRPLPPGRRPDGGKGGPNNPKGGGGGNGGTGGNTLGGTGSTTAYSPVNMPARSASFGAATGGTGGITPSGVSGGTGGTTGLGAKPTSPSPSQGQSTFGMGATSVSGTNNTPTTGGGLYGANAYGKTASTFNRGVAKASAFKTGSTFGSVNVASSTGYTYGTGSTPNARFGASSSATKKSNISGRSSMTNRVRSGLSSTLSKFKGKP, translated from the coding sequence ATGAGTTTATTTTGTCAATCGACAAATCCGAATTGTGATGGCGACCAAGCCGTTACTCTTCTCTCATCTATCTTTGGACACGATTTCATCAATGCGTTTATCAATGCGTCTGGCCCGGCTTCGACAGTACCATCATCAGGATTACTCACTAATATATTATTAGGTGGTGTAGCTAGTGTGGCAATGTCTTTGGTTCTGGTTTTTGCGATCGGTATTGGTTTAACTGCACTTTTGAAAAGCGCCCAGGACGGTGAAGCTTTCGGGAAAGATTCTAAAGTCACTACGATGTTTTCCCGTATATTATATTCGATTATTTTGCTTTTACCTACCGCGTCTGGCTACTGTTTCATTCAAGTGGTTGTCCTCGGTATGGTGCTTTGGTCAAATAATGTTTCTAATACAATTAATAATAGAACATTAGGCGAATCCTTAATGGCTTCGGCTAGTTTGTCAGATACGCACGATCATCAACGTGATATTTTTGGCTTCAGAAAAAATGCGCCAGTCATGCTTCGACAGCTGCATTGCATTAACGTTTTAAACCAAGAGTTCTATGCTCTCCCTCCAGCGTTCGGACGCTTCTACAATGATGGTTCATACGTGGGTCATGCTGATCCCGGTGTTAGTAGGACTGCAGTGGAGGTAAAGCAGAACTACATAGATAAAACAGCTAAAACACCTACAAACTGGACATCTATTACTTATAACTATGCATATTCAGACAGCCGTTTAGAAGTTGGAGGTAGAAAAGAGCCAATTTGTGGCGGTGCATCAATGAACGTTGTTAATCCAGCTGCGGTTAATAGTGAATTGATGGATATCCCTGTTTATAAATTACGCCAGCAAGATCAAAACAAGATCAACGTTGCTTTGGCAAATGTACAAGCAAAGTTACAGCAACAAAAGTACAATCTATATCGTGAATTTTTTATCGATATGGAAAAATGGTATATCGCGTATCAAGTAAATGCTAATGCTACTGAGCAAGAAGGCACATTCCCTATTAGTAAAGCTGGAATGGATGCCTTTAATGCGCTAGTTGATAATTATGTGAATAAGAGTCATACCGTAACGAATAATGTTCTGACTTCTGAAAATGGCTATACTGCGGTTCAAACTGTTGTTAATACGCTAAATCAGCGCGGTTGGATGATGACGCCTGAAGCTCGTATTAAAGTAGGTCAATATCGCGCTATTGTTGAGAAGTATATTACTGAACCTTTGTGGACGTTCACCCCTCCTACACTGAATTCAGCAATCATGAGCAACTCAAAAGGTGAAGCAATTTATAACACCGTTTATGTTGCAATGGATAATGCTGTTGGTAGCCTTACATCCAACAATAATTGGGTGGCAAACGGCGATATTGCCGACTCTACCAACTTAATATCAATGTCTACCGATGGTGGTGACTCAAACAAAGTATCCAACATCGATCAAAAGTTTTCGGCGTATGGTTCTGCTTGGGCAACAAACATTACTAAATCATTGGTAATGGGTATATTGGTCGGTGAAAAAGGCGATGCGGAATTATTAAATAATAATTCGTCTAGCTCAAATATCAGCCCTACTACATTGCACCGCAATACGAATGTTATCCGTAATATTCAAGATACTGGTGAAGCAATCTTAGTCTATAAAGCTGTGGCTCAAGGTACTGTTGTCGGCATGAAATTAGTCGTGCTTACTGCTCGTTCTGGTTCTGCACTTGTTCAATGGGTACCAGGGCTTAAGGGCGTAACTGAAGAAGGCACCAACGCTTTAGAATATGCCGTTGAAAATATCTTTGCTCCTATCCTTGGTCAGCTAGTAACATATTTGACGATTCTTGGTGTGTGGATGGCGGTTGTTATTCCATATATGCCAATGATCTTCTTTGGTCTAGCTTGTGTGGGTTGGATCATCCATATCCTATACGCTGTGTGTGGTTTGCCTTTATGGGCGCTAATGCACATGATCCCTGAGCGTACTTTTGTCGGTAGCCAAACACAAGGTTATGTCACGGTATTAACGTTGTTCATGCGACCAATATTTATCATTGTTGGTTTCTGGATGGCTGAAATTATTATCGGGCCAGCTCTCGTTACGCTTACTGATATGTTCTTTAGCTACCAAGGTGCAATGAGCATCGCTTATTCATCTAATACGTTTACAGTTATCTTTACTGAGCTGATTACGTTTATCTGGAAGTTCTTCTTATATCTATTCTTGATGACTTCAGCGATCTACCTGATTTACGGGTTGGTATTTAGTGTTGCTGACCAAGTACAACAATGGATTGGTTCTGGATTGAATGGCGGTCAGTGGGGTGAAACAAACTCAAAAGAAGCTATACAAAAGTTTGGTGGCGCTGCAAGTACGTTGTCTGGTCCATCTCCAGCATCTCGCCGTCCTTTACCGCCTGGTAGACGTCCTGATGGTGGTAAGGGTGGTCCAAACAATCCGAAAGGTGGTGGTGGTGGCAATGGTGGTACAGGTGGTAATACATTAGGCGGTACTGGTAGTACGACTGCATATAGCCCTGTAAATATGCCAGCTAGATCCGCTTCTTTTGGCGCTGCAACTGGTGGTACAGGTGGTATTACTCCAAGTGGTGTCAGTGGTGGTACGGGTGGTACAACTGGTCTTGGTGCTAAACCAACATCACCTAGCCCAAGCCAAGGTCAATCTACATTCGGTATGGGTGCTACAAGTGTAAGTGGTACAAATAATACGCCTACTACTGGTGGTGGTCTATATGGTGCAAATGCTTACGGAAAAACAGCTTCTACGTTTAATCGTGGTGTAGCTAAAGCATCAGCATTTAAGACTGGTTCTACTTTCGGTAGTGTGAATGTTGCAAGTAGTACTGGGTATACGTATGGTACTGGTTCGACTCCTAATGCACGTTTTGGTGCTAGTTCTAGTGCAACCAAGAAATCTAATATTTCTGGCCGTAGCTCTATGACTAATCGTGTGCGTTCAGGTTTAAGCTCAACTCTGTCTAAGTTTAAAGGTAAACCTTAA
- a CDS encoding peptidoglycan DD-metalloendopeptidase family protein → MKFRPSFQLKPLSCGIKVAILVTCSAFIYTANADPISENVTATNANTAKVPNNAQKMIFHKYSIMPNDGRRSAGRFGEFRLRGGAAGSHNGIDISRANPNDLTLKAIGSGSIVSYDTRSSGSSNQSTTNPLIMQMDTGDRIMYRHTDPSYQKKFNAYPGQRIQAGQNIAHMSNKGCGSCAVHLHIEYGVKAKRGLDVWLNKNLDQVFKNPSIALQQRVKGSAPYVGSSEYKLTDPTPYLPQDVVISVSPQGQALENKYTPYLGNTIRTQWNALYSSSTGITLPVSSSVDGIAVKQGKKLPALAFSGDVSMDAYGSAQVQVAQMIADGTISPEAAASGTIYANDVAQYAPPRTIFGGTADDVGFDIGALNSTPAELIENIGTGRYGNSKWFNELATMSMMGLLIEKLNIINAQNYLTKEIHKQNERLEALLAAYTASETQRYSGRVDELYTKAEQPTVIPEVAVVEMKQLFEEGGNGQVYSDAQILKGGQGTPDRKCGWGIPGAFGAVKDGIKRVSLKHGYNPNDVAAILGFESAGFNLKIDNNAGAYGLSQWTKIGITDINASDLTARGIPASIKSNPKQITTLSAQQQVELLDLYLAVKARQRKSDYNNKTIAGFYALVLGGPYKSPSREYNANRNLDRNPRDGVVTLAEAVTFEGIVMRLCPYYSEYP, encoded by the coding sequence ATGAAATTTAGACCCTCATTTCAATTAAAGCCCTTGAGCTGTGGCATTAAAGTCGCAATTTTAGTGACTTGCTCGGCTTTTATTTATACCGCTAACGCCGATCCTATTTCTGAAAACGTAACCGCTACAAACGCTAATACGGCAAAAGTTCCTAACAACGCTCAAAAAATGATTTTCCATAAATATTCGATCATGCCGAATGATGGGCGCCGTAGTGCTGGTCGTTTTGGTGAATTTCGTTTGCGAGGGGGCGCTGCTGGTAGTCATAACGGTATTGATATTAGTCGTGCGAATCCTAATGACCTTACACTTAAAGCAATTGGTTCAGGTTCTATTGTCTCTTATGACACACGTTCATCTGGTTCAAGCAACCAATCAACCACTAACCCACTAATTATGCAGATGGATACTGGCGATCGAATCATGTATCGCCATACTGATCCATCGTATCAAAAAAAATTTAACGCTTACCCTGGTCAACGTATTCAAGCTGGTCAAAACATCGCACACATGTCAAATAAAGGCTGTGGTTCATGTGCCGTGCATTTGCACATTGAATATGGTGTAAAGGCAAAACGTGGGCTAGATGTTTGGCTGAATAAAAACTTAGATCAAGTTTTTAAAAATCCATCCATTGCACTTCAGCAACGCGTTAAAGGATCTGCGCCATATGTGGGTAGTTCTGAATATAAGTTAACAGATCCTACGCCATATTTACCTCAGGACGTTGTGATTAGTGTCTCGCCACAAGGACAAGCATTAGAAAACAAATACACACCGTACTTGGGTAACACCATTAGGACTCAATGGAATGCCTTATATTCATCATCAACAGGAATCACCCTCCCCGTTTCTTCATCGGTAGATGGCATTGCAGTAAAACAAGGCAAAAAGCTTCCAGCACTTGCATTTAGTGGCGATGTTTCGATGGATGCTTATGGATCTGCACAAGTGCAAGTCGCTCAAATGATTGCTGACGGTACTATCTCACCTGAAGCAGCTGCAAGCGGTACCATTTATGCAAATGATGTTGCTCAATATGCACCGCCTAGAACTATTTTTGGTGGTACGGCTGATGATGTGGGTTTTGATATTGGTGCACTTAATTCTACGCCAGCAGAATTAATTGAAAACATTGGTACTGGACGTTATGGCAACTCTAAATGGTTTAATGAATTAGCAACTATGTCGATGATGGGGCTTTTGATTGAAAAGCTAAACATTATCAATGCACAAAACTATTTGACTAAAGAGATCCATAAACAAAATGAACGCTTAGAGGCTCTTTTGGCAGCTTATACAGCGTCAGAAACTCAACGCTATTCTGGCCGTGTAGATGAACTTTATACGAAAGCTGAACAACCAACTGTTATTCCTGAAGTAGCAGTAGTTGAAATGAAACAGCTTTTTGAGGAAGGTGGAAACGGGCAAGTTTATTCAGATGCACAAATCTTAAAAGGTGGACAAGGTACTCCAGATCGTAAATGTGGTTGGGGTATACCAGGTGCTTTTGGTGCGGTTAAAGATGGTATTAAACGTGTTTCTTTAAAACATGGTTATAACCCTAATGACGTTGCAGCTATTCTTGGTTTTGAATCTGCCGGTTTTAATCTTAAAATTGACAACAACGCTGGTGCATATGGTTTAAGTCAATGGACTAAAATTGGTATAACAGATATTAATGCTTCAGATTTAACAGCGAGAGGAATACCAGCTTCAATTAAATCAAACCCTAAGCAAATCACTACACTGAGTGCTCAACAACAAGTCGAATTATTAGATTTATATCTTGCAGTAAAAGCACGACAACGTAAAAGCGACTATAATAATAAAACAATAGCTGGGTTTTATGCTCTAGTTTTAGGTGGACCATATAAAAGCCCTAGTCGTGAATATAATGCGAACAGAAACCTCGATAGAAACCCTCGAGATGGTGTTGTGACTTTAGCTGAAGCCGTTACATTTGAAGGTATTGTTATGCGTTTATGTCCTTACTATTCTGAATACCCTTAA